One stretch of Tenrec ecaudatus isolate mTenEca1 chromosome 18, mTenEca1.hap1, whole genome shotgun sequence DNA includes these proteins:
- the A1BG gene encoding alpha-1B-glycoprotein, with protein sequence MSVLLASLLIWVIDTRPTLWMEAESLLEPWANVTLTCRAYTGSLGFQFFKDGVAQEPVDVLALEYRFVLGAVTSETRGLYRCRTSMGDRWTELSQLVEVSGADSLPRPSLSAKPVSWITPHLNTTLVCSGGLQGVTFLLKREGDDEFLEVAEAPKDVKATFLVHRAGNYSCSYRTHASGHPSESSATVSIEGLEVPPPPTLSIQNENAAVLFLGTKKDLLCVAPLSGVQFQLWRGDVQMLVGMHSTTPGQVYFSSDTMASGLYTCRYSLYNSDREWSRDSAPVELLLSDGSLPPPELQAEPSATPEPGALTRLRCRGPRAGLRFALEQESAARVHQWHGLRSPEGAEALWELQDVSALDSGNYSCVYLDPATPLTGSARSAALELRVDGPPPRPRLQPLWQGEVTPGRDAVLRCVGPVSNLRFDLVREGEEVEAVHMARGELVLNNVGPQHAGNYRCRYRVGWPKPLVSGLSDPVELRVAGESSLGSGINKGGTPWFELDFG encoded by the exons ATGTCTGTGCTGCTGGCCTCCCTGCTGATTTGGG TTATTGATACCCGACCCACGCTGTGGATGGAGGCTGAGTCCCTGCTGGAGCCCTGGGCCAACGTGACCCTGACATGCCGGGCCTACACCGGCAGCCTGGGCTTCCAGTTCTTCAAGGATGGGGTCGCCCAGGAGCCCGTGGATGTGTTGGCCTTGGAGTACCGCTTTGTCCTAGGAGCAGTGACCAGTGAAACCCGGGGACTCTACAGGTGCCGGACGAGCATGGGCGACAGGTGGACAGAGCTGAGCCAGCTGGTGGAGGTGTCTGGGGCAG ACTCCCTGCCCCGACCCTCTCTCTCAGCGAAGCCAGTGTCCTGGATCACACCGCATCTGAACACCACCTTGGTGTGCAGTGGGGGACTACAGGGTGTGACCTTCCTCCTGAAGCGGGAGGGCGATGATGAGTTCCTGGAGGTGGCCGAGGCCCCAAAGGACGTGAAGGCCACATTTTTGGTCCACCGTGCTGGCAACTACAGCTGTAGCTACAGAACACATGCTTCAGGCCATCCCTCGGAGTCCAGCGCCACCGTGAGCATTGAAGGGCTGG AGGTGCCACCCCCACCAACACTCAGCATCCAGAATGAGAACGCAGCTGTCCTGTTTCTGGGCACCAAAAAGGACTTGCTTTGTGTGGCGCCCCTGAGCGGCGTGCAATTCCAACTTTGGCGGGGAGATGTCCAAATGCTGGTAGGCATGCACAGCACTACCCCCGGTCAAGTGTACTTCAGTTCGGACACAATGGCCAGCGGCCTCTACACCTGCCGGTATAGCCTGTACAACTCTGACAGGGAATGGTCCAGGGACAGCGcgcctgtggagctgctgctgagtgatg GTTCGCTGCCCCCACCTGAGCTGCAGGCGGAACCCTCTGCCACCCCGGAGCCCGGGGCGCTCACGAGGTTGCGGTGCAGGGGTCCGCGGGCCGGCCTGCGCTTCGCGCTGGAGCAGGAGTCTGCGGCGCGGGTACACCAGTGGCACGGCCTGCGGAGTCCCGAAGGAGCCGAGGCCCTCTGGGAGCTGCAGGACGTGTCGGCGCTGGACTCGGGCAACTACAGCTGTGTCTACTTGGACCCAGCGACGCCCCTCACAGGCTCGGCACGCAGCGCGGCTCTGGAGCTGCGGGTGGACG GTCCCCCTCCAAGGCCGAGGCTCCAGCCCCTGTGGCAGGGGGAGGTGACGCCAGGCCGGGACGCGGTCCTACGCTGTGTGGGCCCCGTGTCCAATTTGCGATTTGACCTGGTACGTGAGGGTGAGGAGGTGGAGGCTGTGCACATGGCTAGAGGGGAGCTTGTGCTGAACAACGTGGGGCCGCAGCATGCTGGCAACTACCGCTGCCGCTACCGTGTGGGGTGGCCCAAACCCTTGGTTTCTGGGCTCAGCGACCCCGTGGAACTCCGAGTGGCAGGTGAGAGCTCCCTTGGGTCTGG AATTAATAAAGGAGGAACTCCTTGGTTTGAACTTGACTTTGGCTAA